From the genome of Solanum lycopersicum chromosome 12, SLM_r2.1:
TAACTTCATCAGCACCAGCAAGTCACCCGACTCAGCAAAGTAACTTATCTAGTACAGGTGGCGGTCAACACCAGaacaggttgtatgctcttcaggctTGCCAATATCAGGAAGCttctcctgatgtagtcacTTGTATATTAggagtctttgaccttgatgtatatgcattgttagatcctgGGGCTACTCTTTCCATTGTAACTCTTTCTATAGAATTCCAATTCACTGTTAGtccaaaaactctctcaaaacctttctcagtctctacttcAGTCTGTGACCGAGTTATAGCTAGACGAATATACAGTAATTGCCCTATCACAGTCTCCCAGAAAGTCAACTTAgtagatcttgtagagttagaaatggtagacttcgacgTTATTC
Proteins encoded in this window:
- the LOC138340454 gene encoding uncharacterized protein — encoded protein: MLRDYPSRQGQGGSNCRAQSITSSAPASHPTQQSNLSSTGGGQHQNRLYALQACQYQEASPDVVTCILGVFDLDVYALLDPGATLSIVTLSIEFQFTVSPKTLSKPFSVSTSVCDRVIARRIYSNCPITVSQKVNLVDLVELEMVDFDVILRMDWLHFCYASVNCRTRDVRFKFQTNQS